A stretch of Arthrobacter sp. NEB 688 DNA encodes these proteins:
- a CDS encoding o-succinylbenzoate synthase: MSVPPLPELLAGAHVVAVPMRVPFRGVRVREALLLEGPRGWGEFAPFLEYGPAEASRWLAAGVEAAWGSWPEPVRDTVPVNATVPAVTADEVPGVLARFPGCTTAKVKVAERGQPAAADVDRVAAVRSALGRTGRIRVDANGGWGVEEAAQVLGRLAPYDLEYAEQPCASVEELRDLRLVLGRRGLDVPVAADESIRKASDPLRVRDLGAADVVVVKVAPLGGVRRALEVVQACGLPAVVSSALDTSVGMAAGVALAAALPDLPYACGLGTVALLGGDVTPERMEPVDGALPVRRVAADPELLERWAAPPDRVAWWRERLAAAHAHLTGDPA; encoded by the coding sequence GTGAGCGTCCCACCCCTGCCGGAGCTCCTCGCCGGTGCGCACGTCGTGGCCGTCCCGATGCGCGTGCCCTTCCGCGGCGTCCGCGTCCGGGAGGCGCTGCTGCTCGAGGGGCCCCGGGGCTGGGGCGAGTTCGCCCCGTTCCTCGAGTACGGCCCCGCCGAGGCCTCGCGCTGGCTCGCCGCCGGCGTCGAGGCGGCCTGGGGCTCGTGGCCGGAGCCGGTGCGCGACACCGTGCCCGTCAACGCGACCGTGCCCGCCGTCACCGCCGACGAGGTGCCCGGCGTCCTCGCCCGCTTCCCCGGCTGCACGACCGCCAAGGTCAAGGTCGCCGAGCGCGGGCAGCCCGCGGCGGCCGACGTCGACCGGGTCGCCGCCGTGCGGTCCGCGCTCGGCCGCACCGGGCGGATCCGGGTCGACGCCAACGGCGGCTGGGGTGTCGAGGAGGCCGCGCAGGTGCTCGGCCGGCTGGCCCCCTACGACCTCGAGTACGCCGAGCAGCCCTGCGCCTCCGTCGAGGAGCTGCGCGACCTGCGGCTCGTCCTCGGCCGGCGCGGGCTCGACGTGCCGGTCGCGGCCGACGAGTCCATCCGCAAGGCGTCCGACCCCCTGCGGGTGCGCGACCTCGGGGCCGCCGACGTGGTCGTCGTCAAGGTCGCGCCCCTCGGCGGGGTGCGGCGGGCCCTCGAGGTCGTGCAGGCGTGCGGGCTGCCCGCCGTCGTGTCGTCGGCGCTCGACACCAGCGTCGGGATGGCCGCCGGCGTGGCGCTGGCCGCGGCCCTGCCCGACCTCCCGTACGCCTGCGGCCTCGGCACGGTCGCGCTGCTCGGCGGTGACGTGACGCCCGAGCGGATGGAGCCGGTCGACGGCGCGCTGCCGGTGCGCCGGGTCGCGGCCGACCCGGAGCTGCTCGAGCGGTGGGCGGCCCCGCCCGACCGCGTCGCGTGGTGGCGCGAGCGCCTCGCCGCAGCCCACGCCCATCTGACGGGAGACCCGGCATGA
- a CDS encoding VOC family protein: MTDAPTRPAADLPDAAAVRWAWLFLDTPRADAERSWAFWAEVTGQQVSDRRGERDEFATLAPDHGEPWLKLQAVDAGRGGVHLDLDVEDVRVAADRAEALGAQRVGAIGDAVVVLRSPGGFVHCLTTWDGEAGRAGQVREGLSSLLDQVCLDVPSARWEAENAYWEALTGWTWRASDEPGYASVSAGAAMPVRILLQTLGEEEGEVRGHVDLACADRPAAVARHVAAGAVVLEERAFWTVLLDPVGRVHCLTDRPVSPAR; encoded by the coding sequence ATGACCGACGCACCGACCCGACCCGCAGCCGACCTCCCGGACGCCGCGGCCGTGCGCTGGGCGTGGCTCTTCCTCGACACCCCGCGCGCGGACGCCGAACGCTCGTGGGCCTTCTGGGCGGAGGTGACCGGCCAGCAGGTGTCCGACCGTCGCGGGGAGCGCGACGAGTTCGCCACCCTCGCACCGGATCACGGCGAGCCCTGGCTCAAGCTCCAGGCGGTCGACGCCGGCCGCGGGGGAGTGCACCTCGACCTCGACGTCGAGGACGTCCGGGTCGCGGCCGACCGGGCGGAGGCGCTGGGGGCGCAGCGGGTCGGCGCGATCGGCGACGCCGTCGTCGTCCTGCGCTCGCCCGGTGGGTTCGTCCACTGCCTGACGACGTGGGACGGGGAGGCGGGTCGTGCGGGTCAGGTGCGCGAGGGGCTGTCGAGCCTCCTCGACCAGGTGTGCCTCGACGTCCCGAGCGCGCGGTGGGAGGCCGAGAACGCCTACTGGGAGGCGCTGACCGGCTGGACGTGGCGGGCCTCGGACGAGCCCGGCTACGCCTCCGTCAGCGCGGGGGCGGCGATGCCGGTGCGCATCCTGCTCCAGACCCTCGGCGAGGAGGAGGGCGAGGTGCGCGGGCACGTCGACCTCGCGTGCGCCGACCGCCCGGCCGCCGTCGCGCGGCACGTGGCCGCCGGCGCGGTCGTCCTCGAGGAGCGGGCGTTCTGGACGGTGCTGCTCGACCCGGTGGGCCGCGTGCACTGCCTGACCGACCGGCCGGTGAGCCCCGCGCGCTGA
- a CDS encoding mycothione reductase has protein sequence MPHHDLVIIGSGSGNSLVTPELEGLDVAIVEKGTFGGTCLNVGCIPTKMFVLPADRVVEAQDAHRLGVTFEPPQVDWPAIRDRVFGRIDPISHGGEDYRSGQEHVTLYRSRARFTGPRTLVLDSGEEVSAERVVVAAGSRPVGLALDGLTGADPANGVHTSDTVMRLDELPARMAVVGGGFVACEMAHVFSALGVHVTQVQRSGRLLMAEEVEVAERYTEAARSRYDVRLSTTVTSAERVAGVWRLGTEGPEGAAHVEAEVVLLAVGRRPNTDLLDAAAGGLDTHPDGRLVVDRQGRTSVSRVWALGDISSEHQLKHVANGEARIVAHNLAVDLGRLDGPPDEADDRPVPHAVFGHPQVASFGPTAAQLQSDGTEFVTYSQKVGDVAYGWALEDTSGVLTLHSTPDGRLLAAHMIGPQASSIVQPLVQAASFGQHVHDVARGQYWIHPALAEVVENALLGLPLAR, from the coding sequence ATGCCCCACCACGACCTCGTGATCATCGGCAGCGGCTCGGGCAACTCCCTGGTGACCCCGGAGCTCGAGGGCCTGGACGTCGCCATCGTGGAGAAGGGCACCTTCGGGGGCACGTGCCTCAACGTCGGCTGCATCCCCACGAAGATGTTCGTGCTGCCCGCCGACCGCGTCGTCGAGGCGCAGGACGCCCACCGCCTCGGCGTGACGTTCGAGCCGCCGCAGGTCGACTGGCCGGCCATCCGCGACCGCGTCTTCGGCCGGATCGACCCCATCTCCCACGGCGGCGAGGACTACCGCAGCGGCCAGGAGCACGTGACGCTGTACCGCTCCCGCGCGCGCTTCACCGGCCCCCGCACGCTCGTCCTCGACTCCGGCGAGGAGGTGAGCGCCGAGCGCGTCGTCGTCGCCGCGGGCAGCCGCCCCGTCGGCCTCGCCCTCGACGGCCTGACCGGCGCCGACCCGGCGAACGGCGTGCACACCTCCGACACCGTCATGCGCCTCGACGAGCTGCCCGCGCGGATGGCCGTCGTCGGCGGCGGCTTCGTGGCGTGCGAGATGGCCCACGTCTTCTCGGCGCTGGGGGTCCACGTGACGCAGGTGCAACGCTCCGGACGGCTGCTCATGGCCGAGGAGGTCGAGGTCGCCGAGCGCTACACCGAGGCCGCGCGCTCGCGCTACGACGTGCGGCTGTCGACGACGGTCACGAGCGCCGAGCGCGTCGCGGGCGTCTGGCGCCTCGGCACCGAGGGGCCCGAGGGTGCGGCGCACGTCGAGGCCGAGGTCGTCCTGCTCGCCGTCGGCCGCCGACCCAACACCGACCTCCTCGATGCCGCCGCGGGCGGGCTCGACACCCACCCCGACGGACGGCTCGTCGTCGACCGGCAGGGCCGCACGAGCGTCTCGCGCGTCTGGGCGCTCGGCGACATCAGCTCCGAGCACCAGCTCAAGCACGTGGCCAACGGCGAGGCGCGCATCGTCGCGCACAACCTCGCGGTCGACCTCGGCCGGCTCGACGGGCCCCCGGACGAGGCCGACGACCGGCCGGTGCCGCACGCCGTGTTCGGTCACCCCCAGGTCGCGTCGTTCGGCCCGACCGCGGCCCAGCTGCAGTCGGACGGCACCGAGTTCGTCACCTACAGCCAGAAGGTCGGCGACGTCGCGTACGGCTGGGCGCTGGAGGACACCTCCGGCGTCCTCACCCTGCACTCGACCCCCGACGGTCGCCTGCTCGCCGCGCACATGATCGGCCCGCAGGCCTCGAGCATCGTCCAGCCGCTCGTCCAGGCGGCGAGCTTCGGCCAGCACGTGCACGACGTCGCGCGCGGCCAGTACTGGATCCACCCGGCCCTCGCCGAGGTCGTCGAGAACGCCCTGCTCGGGCTGCCGCTCGCGCGCTGA
- a CDS encoding PQQ-dependent sugar dehydrogenase, with protein sequence MTRARGLLAATGAAALLAGSLVAAAPAATATPAAATPTASAPALAAAAPTLDVSTVATGLTIPWDVAFLPSGQMVVTERPGRIRVYADGASGAALQRTVTVPAVRSVDESGLMGVAVDVDFRDHPYVYVCASRDYPGSNGWVNQLLRYTVSSAGSWSGPTVLRSGMAASNRHNGCSLEMDQSGYLWLGMGDAGVDALAQDRRSPNGKILRLTRTGGVPSSNPVIAGSRDAVWSMGHRNPQGIALRPGTSEVWEVEHGPNTDDEVNRIVAGGNYGWPCYTGDGRRNATSTSCGAASAYRAPAWASGTPTVATSGAAFVHGAQWADFAGDLFVPTLKESELRRFEVAGSTTATLAQRLYDGTYGRMRAAVSGPGGDLYVTTSNGTDDRVLRVRPATGSVTRVGGADRYAAAANVSATTYPRGATEVYVASGLVFADALGAGPAAGRAGAPLLLTDDDTLPDVTRQELQRLAPSRVTVVGGPPTVSDGVLAAIRDAVGGATVSRVDGDTRYDVAAAVSRAEYPSGARTAFVTSGEVFTDALSAGPAAAKQDAPLLLAGRSTLPAATAAELQRLRPTRIYVVGGTPTVDDTVLARLRTYVSGTGSGVTRLAGADRYEVSRTVARTFWSDADAVVTSGEVFPDGLSGGAAAAATGRPVLLTGRDRLPPAVGTILLRLATDRVTVVGGTPSVGSGVESTLRRLVGSR encoded by the coding sequence GTGACGCGGGCACGGGGGCTGCTCGCCGCGACGGGCGCCGCGGCGCTCCTCGCCGGGTCCCTCGTCGCCGCGGCGCCGGCCGCGACGGCGACCCCGGCGGCCGCGACGCCCACCGCCTCGGCCCCCGCGCTCGCGGCAGCGGCCCCGACCCTGGACGTGTCGACCGTCGCCACGGGGCTGACCATCCCTTGGGACGTCGCGTTCCTCCCGAGCGGCCAGATGGTCGTCACCGAACGTCCCGGGCGCATCCGGGTCTACGCCGACGGCGCGTCGGGCGCCGCCCTGCAGCGGACCGTCACCGTCCCCGCGGTGCGCTCCGTGGACGAGTCGGGGCTCATGGGGGTCGCGGTCGACGTCGACTTCCGCGACCACCCCTACGTCTACGTCTGCGCGTCGCGGGACTACCCGGGCAGCAACGGCTGGGTCAACCAGCTCCTGCGCTACACGGTGTCCTCCGCGGGGTCGTGGTCCGGCCCCACGGTCCTGCGCAGCGGGATGGCGGCGAGCAACCGGCACAACGGCTGCTCCCTCGAGATGGACCAGAGCGGCTACCTCTGGCTGGGGATGGGCGACGCCGGTGTCGACGCGCTCGCCCAGGACCGGCGCAGCCCCAACGGCAAGATCCTGCGCCTGACCCGGACCGGGGGCGTGCCGTCGTCCAACCCCGTCATCGCCGGGTCGCGCGACGCGGTGTGGTCGATGGGCCACCGCAACCCGCAGGGGATCGCGCTGCGTCCGGGGACGAGCGAGGTGTGGGAGGTCGAGCACGGGCCGAACACCGATGACGAGGTCAACCGGATCGTCGCCGGCGGCAACTACGGCTGGCCCTGCTACACCGGCGACGGCCGGCGCAACGCCACCTCGACGAGCTGCGGGGCGGCGAGCGCCTACCGCGCCCCGGCCTGGGCGTCCGGCACCCCGACCGTCGCCACCTCCGGCGCGGCCTTCGTCCACGGTGCCCAGTGGGCGGACTTCGCGGGCGACCTCTTCGTGCCGACGCTCAAGGAGAGCGAGCTGCGCCGCTTCGAGGTCGCCGGCTCGACCACGGCGACCCTCGCCCAGCGCCTCTACGACGGCACCTACGGCCGGATGCGTGCCGCGGTGAGCGGCCCGGGCGGCGACCTCTACGTCACGACCTCGAACGGCACGGACGACCGCGTGCTGCGCGTCCGGCCGGCCACCGGGTCGGTCACCCGCGTCGGCGGCGCCGACCGCTACGCGGCGGCGGCCAACGTCAGTGCGACGACGTACCCCCGCGGGGCCACGGAGGTCTACGTCGCGAGCGGGCTCGTCTTCGCCGACGCCCTCGGCGCCGGGCCGGCCGCCGGGCGCGCCGGCGCGCCGCTCCTGCTCACCGACGACGACACCCTGCCCGACGTCACCCGCCAGGAGCTGCAGCGGCTGGCGCCGTCGCGGGTCACGGTCGTCGGCGGCCCCCCGACCGTGTCGGACGGCGTGCTCGCCGCCATCCGCGACGCGGTCGGCGGCGCGACGGTCTCGCGGGTCGACGGCGACACCCGCTACGACGTCGCGGCCGCCGTCTCCCGCGCCGAGTACCCGTCGGGGGCGCGGACGGCGTTCGTCACCTCCGGCGAGGTCTTCACCGACGCGCTGTCCGCCGGTCCGGCCGCGGCGAAGCAGGACGCCCCGCTCCTGCTCGCCGGCCGCAGCACCCTGCCCGCCGCCACGGCCGCCGAGCTGCAGCGCCTGCGCCCGACCCGCATCTACGTCGTCGGCGGCACCCCGACGGTCGACGACACCGTCCTCGCCCGGCTGCGGACCTACGTGTCGGGCACCGGGTCCGGCGTGACGCGGCTCGCGGGCGCCGACCGCTACGAGGTCTCGCGCACGGTCGCCCGCACCTTCTGGTCCGACGCCGACGCCGTGGTCACCTCCGGCGAGGTGTTCCCCGACGGCCTGAGCGGTGGGGCGGCGGCCGCCGCGACCGGACGCCCGGTGCTGCTCACCGGCCGCGACCGGCTGCCCCCGGCCGTCGGGACCATCCTCCTGCGCCTGGCGACCGACCGGGTGACGGTCGTCGGCGGCACGCCGTCGGTCGGCTCCGGGGTCGAGTCGACCCTGCGGCGCCTCGTCGGCAGCCGCTGA
- the menD gene encoding 2-succinyl-5-enolpyruvyl-6-hydroxy-3-cyclohexene-1-carboxylic-acid synthase codes for MTPSSALATVLVDELVRGGVREAVLAPGSRSAPLAYALLDADRAGRLRLHVRVDERSAGFLALGLATASGRPVPVVTTSGTAVANLHPAVLEASHTGVPLVVVSADRPHELRGSGANQTTRQPGIFAGAVRFEADVPAPDVVPVPGDGRAPWWRATVCRALAAATGATGGEPGPVHLDVAFRDPLAPGLDDTARLPEHLDGRPDGGPWTSVRPTVPAAPGEGIEHVERTLVVVGDAGTAGGAEAVAWATARGYPVVAEPFAGPSARAATLPHGPLLLTATGWLDAHLPERVVVVGRVTLARPVAALLRHPGMRVEVVPGSTTWADPSHVAHAVHPWTALSAEADDAPAERGAWARAWDDAGRRLAEGVAAQGLPWPSGLAVAATVHDALPGDGVLVLGSSNPVRDLDLATTGRTGDPHGGIRVYANRGLAGIDGIVSTAAGVALGLGRPTHALLGDLTLLHDTNGLLLGPDEPRPDLTLVVVNDDGGGIFTTLEHGSPERAASFERVFGTPTGTDLAALCRAHGVAHEVVTDRATLAAAVARRPEGLRVIEVPLERSGHRGAHADLRALAARTLDS; via the coding sequence GTGACCCCCTCCAGCGCGCTCGCCACCGTCCTCGTCGACGAGCTCGTGCGCGGCGGGGTCCGGGAGGCGGTCCTCGCGCCGGGGTCGCGCTCGGCGCCGCTCGCCTACGCGCTGCTCGACGCCGACCGCGCCGGCCGGCTGCGGCTGCACGTGCGCGTCGACGAGCGCTCGGCCGGCTTCCTCGCGCTGGGGCTCGCCACGGCGAGCGGCCGACCCGTGCCTGTCGTCACGACCTCCGGCACCGCGGTGGCCAACCTCCACCCGGCCGTCCTCGAGGCCTCCCACACCGGTGTGCCGCTCGTCGTGGTCTCCGCCGACCGACCGCACGAGCTGCGGGGGAGCGGGGCGAACCAGACGACCCGCCAGCCGGGGATCTTCGCCGGGGCGGTGCGCTTCGAGGCCGACGTGCCTGCCCCCGACGTCGTCCCGGTACCGGGCGACGGCCGGGCTCCGTGGTGGCGCGCGACGGTCTGCCGGGCGCTGGCCGCGGCCACCGGGGCGACCGGCGGCGAGCCGGGACCCGTCCACCTCGACGTCGCCTTCCGCGACCCGCTGGCCCCCGGGCTCGACGACACCGCTCGGCTGCCCGAGCACCTCGATGGACGCCCGGACGGCGGCCCGTGGACCTCGGTGCGACCGACCGTCCCGGCTGCCCCCGGCGAGGGCATCGAGCACGTGGAGCGGACGCTCGTCGTCGTCGGGGACGCCGGGACCGCAGGTGGGGCGGAGGCCGTCGCCTGGGCGACCGCCCGCGGGTACCCCGTCGTCGCCGAGCCGTTCGCCGGGCCCTCGGCGCGGGCGGCGACGCTGCCGCACGGCCCGCTCCTGCTCACCGCCACCGGATGGCTCGACGCCCACCTGCCCGAGCGCGTCGTGGTCGTCGGCCGCGTCACCCTCGCCCGCCCGGTCGCCGCGCTGCTGCGCCACCCGGGGATGCGCGTCGAGGTCGTGCCGGGCTCGACCACCTGGGCCGACCCCTCGCACGTCGCGCACGCCGTCCACCCGTGGACCGCGCTCTCGGCCGAGGCGGACGACGCACCCGCCGAGCGCGGCGCCTGGGCGCGGGCCTGGGACGACGCCGGGCGCCGGCTCGCCGAAGGCGTTGCCGCGCAGGGGCTCCCGTGGCCGAGCGGCCTCGCCGTCGCGGCCACCGTCCACGACGCGCTGCCCGGGGACGGGGTGCTGGTCCTCGGCTCGTCCAACCCCGTCCGCGACCTCGACCTCGCGACGACCGGGCGCACCGGCGACCCGCACGGCGGCATCCGGGTGTACGCCAACCGCGGGCTGGCCGGCATCGACGGCATCGTCTCGACGGCGGCCGGCGTCGCCCTCGGGCTCGGCCGCCCGACCCACGCCCTCCTCGGCGACCTCACGCTCCTCCACGACACCAACGGGCTGCTCCTCGGCCCGGACGAGCCGCGCCCCGACCTCACCCTCGTCGTCGTCAACGACGACGGCGGCGGCATCTTCACCACCCTCGAGCACGGCTCGCCGGAGCGCGCCGCGTCGTTCGAGCGCGTCTTCGGGACGCCGACCGGCACCGACCTCGCGGCCCTCTGCCGCGCGCACGGCGTCGCTCACGAGGTCGTCACCGACCGCGCCACGCTCGCCGCCGCCGTCGCCCGTCGGCCCGAGGGCCTGCGGGTGATCGAGGTGCCGCTCGAGCGCTCGGGCCACCGCGGCGCCCACGCCGACCTGCGTGCGCTCGCGGCCCGCACCCTCGACAGCTGA
- a CDS encoding geranylgeranyl reductase family protein produces MPTTPTRTDVLVVGAGPAGASAAAWAARAGRDVVLADAATFPRDKTCGDGLTPRAVAELDRLGLGDWVRSHTVNQGLRAHGFGQTLHLPWPGGTLPSHGSAVPRTELDARIRESALESGATGVEGAKAVDATLEGGRVRSVTFRRDDGSTHEIECERLVVADGVRSGLGKVLGREWHKDTVYAVAGRCYVDSDRADDPWISSHLELRGDAGEALPGYGWIFPLGGGQVNVGVGTLATTRRPAEVAIKPLMRRYTDERRADFGLTGEQRMPTSALLPMGGAVSNVAGANWALVGDAAACVNPLNGEGIDYGLETGRLAALHLDDDLATVWPALLRDHYGEAFSVARRMAAIFTVPRTLAALGPVGMRSDWLMTLALRWMGNLITDEDRDASARIWRWAGRRSVSLDARPPFT; encoded by the coding sequence GTGCCGACCACCCCCACCCGTACCGACGTCCTCGTCGTCGGCGCCGGCCCCGCCGGAGCCTCCGCCGCCGCCTGGGCCGCGCGCGCCGGCCGTGACGTCGTCCTCGCCGACGCCGCCACCTTCCCGCGCGACAAGACCTGCGGCGACGGCCTGACCCCGCGCGCGGTGGCCGAGCTCGACCGGCTCGGCCTCGGCGACTGGGTGCGCTCGCACACGGTCAACCAGGGCCTGCGCGCGCACGGCTTCGGCCAGACGCTGCACCTGCCGTGGCCCGGGGGCACGCTGCCGTCGCACGGCTCGGCCGTGCCCCGCACCGAGCTCGACGCCCGCATCCGCGAGTCCGCGCTCGAGTCCGGGGCGACCGGTGTCGAGGGCGCCAAGGCGGTCGACGCGACGCTCGAGGGCGGCCGCGTCCGGTCGGTCACCTTCCGCCGCGACGACGGCAGCACCCACGAGATCGAGTGCGAGCGGCTCGTCGTCGCCGACGGTGTGCGCTCCGGCCTCGGCAAGGTCCTCGGCCGCGAGTGGCACAAGGACACCGTCTACGCCGTCGCGGGCCGCTGCTACGTCGACTCCGACCGCGCCGACGACCCGTGGATCTCCAGCCACCTCGAGCTGCGCGGCGACGCCGGCGAGGCCCTGCCGGGCTACGGCTGGATCTTCCCGCTCGGCGGCGGCCAGGTGAACGTCGGCGTCGGGACGCTGGCCACGACCCGCCGCCCGGCGGAGGTCGCCATCAAGCCGCTCATGCGCCGGTACACCGACGAGCGCCGGGCCGACTTCGGGCTGACCGGCGAGCAGCGGATGCCGACGAGCGCGCTGCTGCCGATGGGCGGCGCGGTGTCGAACGTCGCCGGCGCGAACTGGGCGCTCGTCGGCGACGCCGCCGCGTGCGTCAACCCGCTCAACGGCGAGGGCATCGACTACGGCCTCGAGACCGGCCGGCTCGCCGCGCTGCACCTCGACGACGACCTCGCCACCGTGTGGCCCGCGCTCCTGCGCGACCACTACGGCGAGGCGTTCTCGGTCGCGCGCCGGATGGCGGCGATCTTCACCGTGCCGCGCACACTCGCCGCGCTCGGCCCGGTCGGGATGCGCAGCGACTGGCTGATGACGCTCGCGCTGCGCTGGATGGGCAACCTCATCACCGACGAGGACCGCGACGCCTCCGCGCGCATCTGGCGCTGGGCCGGCCGGCGCTCGGTCTCCCTCGACGCCCGCCCGCCCTTCACCTGA
- a CDS encoding isochorismate synthase, whose product MTSLPAGRPAPTAPAAHAPAAPLVARTVPLDPALAADLLAVLPAGGPTHACSWVRRGEGLVGWGRAAAHVAAGPERFAELERWWSGLVAGAVVRDEVDLPGTGPVAFGSVAYAADSAEGGTLVVPEVVVGRRGDVAWLTTMSAGAAVPGSAEVAPQPAPERPVDVAFSDGALTPTDWAAAVATAVGRITAGALDKVVLARDLGVTTRSPLDVRWLLHRLAERYDTTWVFAVDGLVGATPELLVRREKGLVTSRVLAGTIRPTGDDAHDLALAASLARSSKDLEEHEYAVRSVADALAPHCSSMNVPEAPFVLHLSNVMHLATDVAGVLVDDTSSLTLAASLHPSAAVCGTPRAEADAVITELEHMDRGRYAGPVGWIDAAGDGEWGIALRCGAVDRDDASRMRLFAGCGIVAGSDPDDELAESSAKLVPMRDALTADAP is encoded by the coding sequence ATGACCTCGCTCCCCGCGGGCCGGCCGGCCCCCACCGCACCGGCGGCGCACGCCCCCGCGGCCCCCCTCGTGGCCCGCACCGTGCCGCTCGACCCCGCGCTCGCCGCGGACCTGCTGGCCGTCCTCCCCGCCGGCGGCCCCACCCACGCATGCTCGTGGGTGCGCCGCGGCGAGGGCCTGGTCGGCTGGGGGCGCGCCGCCGCGCACGTCGCCGCCGGGCCCGAGCGCTTCGCCGAGCTCGAGCGGTGGTGGAGCGGGCTCGTCGCCGGCGCCGTCGTCCGCGACGAGGTCGACCTGCCCGGCACCGGGCCCGTGGCCTTCGGGTCCGTCGCCTACGCCGCCGACTCGGCCGAGGGTGGGACGCTCGTCGTCCCGGAGGTCGTCGTCGGGCGCCGGGGCGACGTCGCCTGGCTGACGACGATGAGCGCCGGCGCCGCCGTCCCCGGGTCCGCGGAGGTCGCCCCGCAGCCGGCACCGGAGCGCCCGGTCGACGTCGCCTTCTCCGACGGCGCCCTGACCCCCACCGACTGGGCCGCGGCCGTCGCGACCGCCGTCGGGCGGATCACCGCCGGGGCGCTCGACAAGGTCGTGCTCGCCCGCGACCTCGGGGTGACGACCCGCTCCCCGCTCGACGTGCGCTGGCTGCTGCACCGGCTCGCCGAGCGCTACGACACGACGTGGGTCTTCGCCGTCGACGGCCTCGTCGGCGCGACGCCCGAGCTGCTCGTGCGCCGCGAGAAGGGTCTCGTGACCTCCCGGGTGCTCGCGGGCACCATCCGGCCCACCGGTGACGATGCCCACGACCTCGCGCTCGCGGCGTCGCTCGCGCGCTCGTCGAAGGACCTCGAGGAGCACGAGTACGCCGTCCGGTCGGTCGCCGACGCGCTGGCGCCGCACTGTTCGTCGATGAACGTGCCCGAGGCGCCCTTCGTCCTGCACCTGTCCAACGTCATGCACCTGGCCACCGACGTGGCCGGGGTGCTCGTCGACGACACCTCGTCGCTGACGCTGGCCGCGTCGCTGCACCCCTCGGCGGCGGTCTGCGGCACGCCGCGGGCCGAGGCCGACGCGGTCATCACCGAGCTCGAGCACATGGACCGCGGGCGCTACGCCGGCCCGGTCGGCTGGATCGACGCCGCGGGCGACGGCGAGTGGGGCATCGCCCTGCGGTGCGGCGCGGTCGACCGCGACGACGCCTCGCGGATGCGGCTGTTCGCCGGCTGCGGCATCGTCGCGGGGTCGGACCCGGACGACGAGCTCGCCGAGTCGTCGGCCAAGCTCGTGCCGATGCGCGACGCCCTGACCGCCGACGCCCCCTGA
- a CDS encoding demethylmenaquinone methyltransferase encodes MSRASLEKDPRDVASMFDDVADRYDVTNDVLSLGQDRLWRRAVVAACDARPGQRVLDIAAGTGTSSEPFADSGVDVVPADFSLGMLRVGHRRRSDLGFTAADAMRLPFADDSFDVVTMSFGLRNVADPALALEEFLRVTKPGGRLVVCEFSSPTNKAFRRVYSTYLMGSLPRIARAVSSNPDSYVYLAESIQAWPDQRGLAEKVSAAGWSGVQWRDLSGGIVALHRATKPVVEG; translated from the coding sequence ATGTCCCGCGCCTCCCTCGAGAAGGACCCCCGCGACGTCGCGTCGATGTTCGACGACGTCGCCGACCGCTACGACGTCACGAACGACGTGCTCTCCCTCGGCCAGGACCGCCTGTGGCGCCGCGCCGTCGTCGCCGCGTGCGACGCCCGCCCGGGCCAGCGCGTCCTCGACATCGCCGCGGGCACCGGCACGAGCAGCGAGCCGTTCGCCGACTCCGGCGTCGACGTCGTCCCGGCCGACTTCTCCCTCGGGATGCTCCGCGTCGGCCACCGCCGCCGCTCCGACCTCGGGTTCACGGCCGCGGACGCGATGCGCCTGCCCTTCGCCGACGACTCCTTCGACGTCGTGACGATGAGCTTCGGCCTGCGCAACGTCGCCGACCCCGCGCTGGCCCTGGAGGAGTTCCTCCGGGTGACGAAGCCGGGCGGGCGGCTCGTCGTCTGCGAGTTCAGCAGCCCGACGAACAAGGCCTTCCGCCGCGTCTACTCGACCTACCTCATGGGCTCGCTGCCGCGCATCGCCCGGGCGGTCAGCTCCAACCCCGACTCCTACGTCTACCTCGCCGAGTCGATCCAGGCCTGGCCCGACCAGCGCGGCCTCGCCGAGAAGGTCTCCGCGGCCGGCTGGAGCGGCGTCCAGTGGCGCGACCTGAGCGGCGGGATCGTCGCCCTCCACCGCGCCACGAAGCCCGTCGTCGAGGGTTAG
- a CDS encoding NADH-quinone oxidoreductase subunit A: MSNPYVPLLILLALGFGFAALSVGTSLVVGPKRYNRAKLEAYECGIQPTPRAAGGGRVPIKYFLTAMLFIIFDIESVFLYPFAVAFDQLGLFALVEMVLFILTVFVAYAYVWKRGGLEWD, from the coding sequence ATGAGCAACCCCTACGTCCCCCTCCTCATCCTCCTGGCGCTCGGCTTCGGCTTCGCGGCGCTGTCGGTGGGGACGAGCCTCGTCGTCGGCCCGAAGCGCTACAACCGCGCGAAGCTCGAGGCCTACGAGTGCGGCATCCAGCCGACGCCCCGCGCCGCCGGTGGCGGTCGCGTGCCGATCAAGTACTTCCTGACCGCGATGCTCTTCATCATCTTCGACATCGAGTCGGTCTTCCTCTACCCGTTCGCCGTGGCCTTCGACCAGCTGGGGCTCTTCGCCCTCGTCGAGATGGTCCTGTTCATCCTCACGGTGTTCGTCGCCTACGCCTACGTCTGGAAGCGGGGCGGTCTCGAATGGGACTGA